A window of Odocoileus virginianus isolate 20LAN1187 ecotype Illinois chromosome 3, Ovbor_1.2, whole genome shotgun sequence genomic DNA:
cacGGACCACCTCAGAGATTTCCTCTTTCTAGCTAGTAAAATGTCCCTGAAGGTTTGAATTAGACACCCAGGAGCCCCAGCAATGTCTGGCCTGCCCCTTTTAAAGATTTGGGATCCTTTTTGAGGACTCAAGAAAAACCCCAAATCTGAAACTGGTTTGGTGATGAGGTGACTTCACTGAGTTTATCAGTCTTTTAAGCACCGCATGATTAGACAGGGAAGGTAACTTGAAAATGCAACCTGATTCTAGGCAAAATTATTTTGTCCTCTTGGCGTGAGGACATAGTTTTATCTCCAAGTTCCGCCCAGAAGCAGACGGCTGCATGTCAGGGCTGGTCCCTACCCAGATCACGACAGGATCTTCAGCTGGCAGATGAGATCCAGCAAATGGGATTCATGAAGAAACTCTTGTGCATTAAAAaggggggtagggtgggggtgcTTCTTCCTGATTCTTTTTGCTGAGAGCTCCTGTGATAAAAATCAAtggctttcacagcatcaaggaAAGCAAGAATTCGCTACTAAATAGTTTTGAACATGATGTATCTAATGGGGCTAGTTTaaactctgtttttttaaaatcccccTACAGGTTTTACTCTTCTCTCTGCTTATCTTTTACAAAGATTATCTAAAATCTCATTTATAGATAATCATTGCTGGGGTTGTGCTCCaatttaaaacacagagacacaggGGCACTTTGGGGGTCATGTAAATATCAGAGTCAAGGGGCTGTCCGGTATACCTGGCAGCTTTAGCTAATAAATAGGAGCTACTCCAGAGaaagacatgttttcatttctgtagtTGCAACTCAAGTCGTTATGAATGTGAGTTTCTGGCTGAACTCAACAGCCCAGAATTAAAGAATTGGGATACATGCCCAAATCTCCTGTAGATAACCACTCGGACACCCAGCCTCTGGCCACTGTCTTCACAGTTACTGTCATAATTTTCCAAGACTTTGCTTTTAACCTTCAtatcaccagggcttccctggtggctcagataggaaaagaatatgcctgcaatgcaagagacccaggtttgatcctgagtcaggaagatctcctggataagggagtggctactcactccaatacccttgcctggagaattccatggaaggagaagcctggcagcctggctacagtctatggggttgcaaagggtcagacacgactgagacacacacacacactaccttTAATGATATGGATTAGTCCTGTCGGGACTAAATGCACTGATGCAAATTGAGCCTTAGAGTTGGTCACTTCAACAATCATCCAAAATTAAGCCCAGTCCCACAATTGAGCATTTGGCTCCTTATGTCTCAAACCCTTCCTTAGGTCTCTGAGGGTTCAAAACAGCCCTTAGCAGCGAATTCCATGAAGGCAACTGTTTGGTATCCATAAGTAAACTAAGAGTTGGGGAGGGAGCCCAAATTTACCATCcgtaaattttctttcatttctgtctaATAAAATGGAGGCTGACTGTATTAAATTCCCTCCACAGCTTACCAAAATTGataatatgtttgtttgtttttttaagtctgaGAAAGCATCCCATGGTCTTGCATCTTAGGAAGGGTCACCAACTGGCTCTTTTCGGATGACTTTTAGAGACCTGTGCCCGAAGTCGATCTCAGGCAAAGCTACTCAGATGAAGGCGGAGCTCCGTGTCGCCTGCGAAGGTATTTTACCTAGACTCTTCTGCTTTTTCCATCCTAATGCACACTCAGCCACGCTCGTAGGAGGATTGGCAGGCTAATAAAAGTGAATAGTTTGGGGGTAGAACCCCACAGTTTCTCCCAGAGGGACTTCGGCCGGAGAGATAGCGGGAGCAACCAGCCCATGCGCCTGGACTACAGGCCCCCCCCCGAGGCTGCGGCGGGCGATGTCAGGTGAGCGGCTGGGGAAGGGGGTGCTGGAGGCTCGCCCCAGCACCCCCTCCACCCCGGCCTGCCCCGGGCCCCTCTCCCGCAGCGCCTGGACCCGGAAGGCCATTCCTTTCGGTCTTTTCCTGCAAAAAACACCTGCTGCCGCGGATCAAGGACACCTGATACCAGATGtaaacagagaaagggaaaagagaaaacccCACCCTTGTTAATTGCGTTCGTTTGGAATCCCGGCTGCCCGATCCATTACAGAACGCCAGCTCAGCGGGACACCTGTGCGGATGCTGGCGCTGGACCCGGTACCGGCGGCGGCTCGGGCCTGGAACGTGGGCTCTGCCGCGCCCGGACAGGAGGCCAAGGGGAAAAGGAACGAATTTCGGGCTGGAGGGGCGGCGCCTTGGTCTGGGGGATAGGTGGGGGCTGGATACTGGAAGGGATGCTCCGAGGCTGGCTCCCCAGTACATCCCGGACGccggtgggaggggggaatcaaAGCTGCGGTTTTGAGGATCCAGTGTCCTCTGGGCACATCCTACGCTCCAGGCTGGGGTGGGCTCCCTGGGGCGCCTCCTCTGGCCTCATTAGAGGCGAGCTACTCACCTGCCGCGGGCCCTCACTGGCCGCCCGCAACCCCCTCCTGGGTACTATTGTTGCCCATCTTGGGGGTCTTCACAGCAGGGCCTGAAAGGATGCACTTTTCCCTTAAGGCGGACAGGGGTTTCATTAATCGGCCATCCTTAAATCAACCCTAGAGAAACCCTATCCCGCAATGAGGATGCGTCAGGTATCTGTCTACAAATGAGCGGTTTGGGCTAACGGTGGTTCAAGCATTGAATCCTGCTCTCCCAGAGACTGGCATGTCCAGATCTTTGGGGTCTGCACCAATGCCTCCATGAGAAAAGATCAGTAACCAAACTGCTTGGATATTCACAGTCCTCCTCCTCAAACCTGCTGCTTCCCGGCTAAGGCGAAAGACCACGGACCGTGAAAACTCCTCCGTCAGAACCCGTGTTAATGTTTCCGAGAGTTTTCTACAAAAGAATTACAAGCTCCCCTGGTGAACCTTCCACCCGCCAGGACACCGTGTCAAAGGAATTTGCGTGGCGGTTGACATATATCAAGAACTTGGACAGTACTATTGGAATAAATCCAGGCTTTCTTTCACGCAGTTCTTAGGGATTTAGTTGAGGCTCTGGAGACGTGACTCAGTCTCCCCAGcccatagtaaaaaaaaaaaatgctttggggGCTTTGgttgggttggggggggggaagCTAGACCCCAAGCTCCGTGTGGGTCTTTTttgaacaaaaaaacaaaaacaaaaccacgcTCACTCAGCAAGAAGTAGGGACTTTCCCTGGACGTCGGCCGGCTCCCCCTTCCTCTCGGGTTAAAATCACCAAGATCGATTTCCCTGGGTCTTTCTCAACGCCCCCCGCCGCCATCCCCACTCCCCAGACAGATTCACTAGGCGTGAGAAACGTCGacgtttctgtttcttttctctaacaATTTACAAGTCATCTGGACATTTGTGGGGGTACTCTACACCCTAAAAAAAATACTCCTTTACATTCGTGTGCACCTGAGACGGTGTAGACCTGGGCCCCTCTCCCGGGTGGTTGCCGAGTAGGAGAAACCCGCCCGGAGGCTCTGCGTGCTGGAGGCGCCAGAAGGCGCGCGGCCCAGCCTCCAAAAGCTGGCGCGCAGAGCCGGCCCCGCCGGACCTGCGCTCGCGGAGAACGTTATCCTCACAGCAAATTAGCAAAGCCCCACCGAACAAAAGTTAAAGCGTGACGGCACTATACCTTGGCCCGGGTTACTCAGGCGCCTGTCTCCCATTTTGGACATGCTGGAAGTGTTGGGTTTAGGGAGGTTTGCTTGGGCTGGGTTTGGATTGCCTATATAAGCCCTGCCGGAGTACTGTACGGAGGAACGCGCCTTGATGGACTCGGGTGTTAATTAACGCGCGGCTAATTTGAGCTCCAGGAGCAGGAGGCGGCGGGCCGCGCGCGAGCCGCGAGGGGCCAGTGACCTCTAGTGGACACGGCGGGATATGCAGCTCGGGCGAGTCCGCTTGAGGGGCTGGGTGGCAGAGAAAACTTCTGCCCGCGCGGATGCCCGGTCCCTCCTCGGAACCCAGAGACGAGGAGGGACATTAGTCCCCAAATTAAGGGAGAAAAGGCCCTCCGCTAGGGATGTCGAGAGAGCGAGGGCCTTAGCTCTTCTGATGTATCTGAAATCGAAACCCAATGCGGTTTAagacgcgcgcgcgcgcgcgcgcacacacacacacccacacacaaacagacacacacacacagatttattTGCCATCCTTTTCGGCGGGGGAGGGAGAGCCTACAGAAGGGGTTTGAGAAATGGGCTTCAAGAACTTTGGTTCCTGAACCTAGAGGAAAGCAAGGGTTTCAAAGCTTCGGGGGTCTTCAGCCAGGCAGGGAAAGGAGTCTAATGTGCTTCTGTAAACAAAGTTCATCAGTCCTCCTATGACCTATTCCTGcgtttaagaataaaaataaagaagacgcTTAGTTGTCTCAAcaagaggaaagcaaaagaacaaaTGATGTGTTGAACAGCCCATATGCCTATGAGTTCACACCCTTCAGGCAAATAagacaccaccacacacacacacaaaaacgaATAATAGTTAACACACCAGAGCCTTTTCAcataagaaatataaagaaaaggacCAGGGGGATAAAATGACCTTttaccctcccacctccttcatttattttatcgGTCACTAAACTAATGCAGAAGTTGTTTTGGAAAAGATTGTCCGCGCACTGCGTGCGTCAAAAGCAAACCATAGGCCATAGTTATCAGACCCAATGTCCCTTTTTCTGAATAAGTAGAattctgcattttctctttcccctttccgCGTACACTGCAGCAGAACAGAGAAGATGGAGAGGTCCCAAGAAAATAGGGAGCTCAGGGTCCGCCGTCCGGCTGTGGCTGAGTTCACCTCGCAGACCACGGTGCTGCCCTGGCCGGGTCCTGTCCTGAAGGCATTCAGGATATTTTTAGTCTCTCCCCCACCACCCTCCGCCCCGACACCTCTCCCAGAAGCACTGTTCCCCCAAGGGCCGAAGCCAGAATTGCGAGCTGCTCGGAACAGGGACGTGGAGATGACCCCCTCCCGCCCGGGTAGCCTCTGGCAATTCTCAGGGtcctccctccctctgtgccAGGATTTTCATCGGGTACCCCAGTCTGTCCTTAAGGACTGGGAGGCGGAGATGGGACACCCAAGGCATTGCCTCTTCCCAAACCCTGATCACAATCCCCTTGGGGCCGGTTTCACACCGCCCGGGATTACGCTCTGCGCCTGGAGCGCAGTGGTCCGGGGGCGCCCGCACCGAGCGCCGCGAGCGCGTCTGGGCCTCCCGTCCGGGGACAGCACTCCTGGGGAGGGACGGCGGGGCCAGAAGGACAGTCCCTCTTGGACTATGGGCGAAGGAAGAGCAGCACTGGGCGCTGGGCGGGTAGAGGAGGGTAGAATGATTTCTCGGAACTTTCCCCTACTCCCCTTTGCGCCTTCGGAAAGGTCCTGGAAGTAAGTCGCCGGGGTCCCGAGGCCGCGGGAAG
This region includes:
- the LOC139034463 gene encoding uncharacterized protein, with protein sequence MERSQENRELRVRRPAVAEFTSQTTVLPWPGPVLKAFRIFLVSPPPPSAPTPLPEALFPQGPKPELRAARNRDVEMTPSRPGSLWQFSGSSLPLCQDFHRVPQSVLKDWEAEMGHPRHCLFPNPDHNPLGAGFTPPGITLCAWSAVVRGRPHRAPRARLGLPSGDSTPGEGRRGQKDSPSWTMGEGRAALGAGRVEEGRMISRNFPLLPFAPSERSWK